A region from the Acyrthosiphon pisum isolate AL4f chromosome A1, pea_aphid_22Mar2018_4r6ur, whole genome shotgun sequence genome encodes:
- the LOC100575136 gene encoding uncharacterized protein LOC100575136, whose product MCSRILKVINRAVLHPVVRSMSCAIKNKNPYINHEMYRRIAENKAKFPAPRKVKTSKKKIYKSKVEFGPWYTDQLHQFCQIIGVKFLFWPGVIVTATEIVVGLL is encoded by the exons ATGTGTTCAAGGATTTTAAAAGTTATCAATAGGGCCGTTTTGCATCCAGTCGTTCGTTCCATGAG CTGTGCAATCAAAAACAAGAACCCGTATATCAATCATGAAATGTATCGACGTATCGCTGAAAATAAAGCCAAGTTTCCAGCTCCTAGAAAAGTTaaaacgtcaaaaaaaaaaatttataagtcGAAAGTTGAGTTTGGTCCATGGTACACAGATCAGTTACATCAATTCTGCCAGATCATAGgagtgaaatttttattttggccGGGGGTAATCGTCACTGCGACCGAAATTGTTGTAGGATTATTATGA